A stretch of the Flavobacterium sp. 5 genome encodes the following:
- a CDS encoding substrate-binding domain-containing protein: protein MNHSVRYYWFLLIAILCLSSCGHHNKNHIKIGFSQAMSTDDWRKQMNSSMKIEASLRPEVNLTISDAENNVEKQIGDIEKFISQKVDVIIVSPIESKPLTAVVEKSLKAGIPVLVVDRKIEGENYTAYIGADNIEIGRIAARYIASHSKGSGKIIDISGAIGSSPAYERSLGFNQIIKENKNLKLVNTIQGDWEKESVKKPLKNYLLQDSDIEYVFAQNDRMALSAWETAKTLGLEKKIKFIGVDGLNTVNGGIELVKSNVLEGTILYPTGGNEALKLALKMYNKETIAKNNILNTIVIDQNNAEIIENQMDRVDQQQQVIEKQQSAINVQEVEYASQNNLVRLLSLFLVIILSLAVYSIYSTIFISRKKKELERINKTVVEQKNEIQDMAEIARKSNEAKLNFFTGLSHEFKTPITLIMSYVESLIENEKIKGTALIDEVKLIHKNSNRLLRLINQLLDFRKIEEQKFTLRASKTNIYSFTNEVMTNFKGEAARRNIDFKLISDAKDTTLFIDRSLMDKVYFNLLSNAFKFTPDNGSITISIKESANNSVKILFKDSGIGIPEAELSNVFDPFFRASNNNKNSSGIGLHLSKEFVLLHHGVIELKSKQGSEFSITLLKGSGHLKASEIIEFTENKNDISSLLLDDLNSDTDFNDNKIIEDSEKHSLLIIEDNGDLVLFLKNKLTAEFNIYISDGRDAIEKALDIVPDIIICDINLIDKDGFEISKTLKKDLRTSHIPIIILSAQSTKESVLKGLQSGVDQYITKPFSLSILKQSITSLLFNREKLRYYYTNNIYRVEPESKFGNQEQAFITKMNEIIKSNFEDPKFSVEDLAEKLNLSRVQLYRKVKAIIGINISDHINNIKLEKAAELLKANQMNISEIAYSLGFSTPNYFSTAFKNKFGVSPKEYKNDTLG, encoded by the coding sequence ATGAATCATTCCGTTCGATATTATTGGTTTTTATTAATAGCAATTTTGTGTTTGTCTTCTTGTGGTCACCACAATAAAAATCATATAAAAATTGGATTCTCTCAAGCGATGAGCACTGATGATTGGCGAAAGCAAATGAACAGCTCGATGAAAATAGAAGCATCCTTGAGGCCAGAAGTCAATTTAACAATAAGTGACGCCGAAAATAATGTTGAAAAACAAATTGGTGACATCGAAAAATTCATTTCACAAAAAGTAGATGTTATTATTGTTTCTCCTATTGAATCAAAACCTTTGACCGCCGTTGTTGAAAAATCTCTTAAAGCTGGAATTCCAGTTTTGGTCGTTGATAGAAAAATAGAGGGAGAAAATTATACCGCTTATATAGGTGCAGATAACATTGAAATTGGTCGTATTGCTGCCCGTTATATTGCCTCACACAGCAAGGGTTCTGGTAAAATTATAGATATTTCTGGAGCAATTGGTTCTTCACCTGCTTATGAACGAAGCTTAGGTTTTAATCAAATCATTAAAGAGAATAAGAATTTAAAATTAGTAAACACTATTCAAGGCGATTGGGAAAAAGAATCGGTTAAGAAACCCCTTAAAAATTACCTTTTGCAGGATTCTGATATTGAATATGTTTTTGCTCAAAATGATCGAATGGCGTTAAGTGCCTGGGAAACGGCAAAAACATTAGGACTTGAAAAAAAGATAAAATTTATAGGAGTCGATGGTTTAAATACAGTAAATGGCGGCATAGAATTGGTAAAAAGTAATGTGCTTGAAGGAACTATATTATATCCAACAGGAGGAAATGAAGCTCTGAAATTGGCTTTAAAAATGTATAATAAAGAAACTATTGCAAAAAATAATATCTTAAATACTATTGTAATTGATCAAAATAATGCTGAAATCATCGAGAATCAGATGGATAGAGTGGATCAGCAGCAGCAAGTTATCGAAAAGCAACAATCGGCAATAAATGTTCAGGAGGTTGAATATGCTTCTCAGAATAATCTGGTTCGGCTGTTGAGTTTGTTTTTGGTAATCATTTTAAGTTTGGCTGTATATAGTATCTATTCAACAATTTTTATTTCAAGAAAGAAAAAAGAACTTGAACGTATTAATAAAACGGTAGTAGAGCAAAAAAATGAAATTCAAGACATGGCTGAAATTGCAAGAAAGAGCAACGAAGCCAAATTAAATTTCTTCACTGGCTTATCGCATGAGTTTAAAACTCCAATTACTCTAATAATGAGTTATGTGGAATCATTGATAGAAAATGAAAAGATAAAAGGAACTGCGCTTATTGATGAAGTAAAGTTGATTCACAAAAACTCAAATCGATTATTAAGACTTATTAATCAATTATTGGATTTTAGAAAAATAGAAGAACAAAAGTTTACTTTAAGGGCTTCTAAAACCAATATATATAGTTTTACGAATGAGGTAATGACTAATTTTAAGGGAGAAGCCGCAAGGAGAAATATTGATTTTAAATTAATTTCGGATGCAAAAGATACGACTCTATTTATAGACCGAAGTTTAATGGATAAAGTGTATTTTAATTTGCTATCGAATGCATTTAAGTTTACTCCAGATAATGGTTCTATTACTATTTCGATTAAAGAAAGCGCTAATAATTCAGTTAAAATTCTTTTCAAAGATTCAGGAATTGGTATTCCCGAGGCTGAACTTTCTAATGTATTTGATCCATTTTTCAGAGCTTCCAATAACAACAAAAACAGCTCAGGTATTGGATTGCATTTATCCAAAGAATTCGTGTTGTTGCATCATGGGGTAATTGAGTTAAAATCAAAACAAGGCTCCGAGTTTAGTATTACTTTATTAAAAGGAAGCGGTCATTTAAAAGCTTCTGAGATTATTGAATTTACTGAAAACAAAAATGATATTTCTAGTTTACTGTTAGACGATTTAAATTCGGATACTGATTTTAATGATAATAAAATAATTGAAGATTCCGAGAAACACTCGCTTTTAATTATTGAAGATAATGGAGATTTAGTTTTATTTTTAAAAAACAAACTGACTGCCGAATTTAATATTTATATCTCTGATGGAAGAGATGCTATAGAAAAAGCATTGGATATAGTACCAGATATCATTATTTGTGACATAAACCTGATTGATAAAGATGGTTTTGAAATTAGTAAAACACTTAAAAAAGACCTGAGAACCTCACACATACCGATCATTATATTATCTGCTCAAAGTACAAAAGAGTCAGTACTTAAAGGTCTTCAGAGCGGTGTAGATCAATATATAACAAAGCCTTTCAGTCTTTCTATTTTAAAACAATCTATTACAAGCTTATTATTTAACAGAGAGAAATTACGCTATTATTATACCAATAATATTTATAGAGTTGAGCCAGAATCTAAGTTTGGTAATCAAGAGCAGGCATTCATTACTAAGATGAATGAAATTATTAAGTCTAATTTTGAAGACCCAAAATTTTCTGTTGAAGATCTGGCTGAGAAGCTTAATCTTTCAAGAGTTCAACTGTACCGTAAAGTCAAAGCTATTATTGGTATAAATATTAGTGATCATATTAATAACATTAAATTAGAAAAAGCAGCAGAGCTATTAAAAGCAAATCAGATGAATATTTCTGAGATTGCATACTCACTTGGATTCTCTACTCCTAACTATTTTTCAACTGCTTTTAAGAATAAATTTGGAGTTTCTCCAAAAGAATACAAAAATGATACATTAGGGTAG
- a CDS encoding sugar porter family MFS transporter produces the protein MNKILIWSVTAALAGFLFGFDTVVISGADKQLQHLWNSSDAFHGSVVMAMALWGTVVGAIFGGFPANTFGRKNTLFWIGVLYFISALGSAFANDPYVFALFRFIGGIGVGASTIAAPAYVSEIAPPEKRGRLVALYQFNIVLGILMAFVSNYFLKDIGENSWRWMLGVQMIPSLIYALAILTIPESPRWLLSKNREQEARSVLAKIDGGIDINVFVENTKQNGGENKHENIFMKKYRFPLILAFLFAFFNQFSGINAFLYYAPRIFEEAGVGQNTALLSSIGIGVINLVFTLIGVALIDKLGRKILMYVGSIGYIISLGLVSASFYFNWGGLSVPIFLFLFIASHAIGQGAVIWVFISEIFPNHIRASGQAFGSSVHWILAAIIPSLIPMLFSEIGPAVVFMIFTFMMVLQLLFVIFLMPETKGISLEELSEKLTSKNNNKNEINETSTASIF, from the coding sequence ATGAATAAGATATTGATTTGGTCTGTTACTGCTGCACTAGCAGGTTTTCTATTCGGTTTTGATACCGTAGTAATTTCTGGAGCTGATAAACAACTACAACATTTATGGAATTCTTCGGATGCATTTCATGGATCAGTAGTTATGGCGATGGCACTGTGGGGGACAGTAGTCGGAGCTATTTTTGGTGGTTTTCCTGCTAATACATTTGGAAGGAAAAATACACTTTTCTGGATTGGTGTTTTATACTTTATTTCTGCACTTGGTTCTGCCTTTGCAAATGATCCTTATGTTTTTGCTCTTTTTAGATTTATTGGAGGTATTGGTGTTGGAGCTTCTACTATTGCCGCTCCAGCTTATGTTTCTGAGATTGCACCTCCTGAAAAAAGAGGAAGACTTGTTGCTTTGTATCAGTTTAATATTGTTCTGGGTATTTTAATGGCTTTCGTTTCCAATTACTTTTTGAAAGATATTGGCGAAAATTCATGGCGATGGATGTTAGGAGTTCAAATGATTCCTTCTTTAATATATGCTTTAGCAATATTGACAATTCCGGAAAGTCCAAGATGGTTATTGTCTAAAAATAGAGAACAAGAGGCACGCAGTGTTTTGGCAAAAATTGATGGAGGTATCGATATCAATGTTTTTGTGGAAAATACAAAGCAAAACGGAGGAGAAAATAAGCATGAAAATATATTCATGAAGAAATACCGCTTCCCATTAATTTTGGCATTTCTTTTTGCTTTTTTTAATCAATTCTCAGGAATCAATGCCTTTTTATATTATGCTCCAAGAATTTTTGAAGAGGCTGGCGTAGGACAAAATACAGCACTTTTAAGCAGTATTGGAATTGGTGTTATAAACCTTGTCTTTACTTTGATAGGTGTTGCTCTTATTGATAAATTAGGTCGTAAAATTTTAATGTATGTTGGTTCAATTGGATATATAATTTCATTGGGACTTGTTTCTGCATCTTTTTATTTTAATTGGGGTGGTTTATCTGTACCAATATTTCTATTCTTATTTATTGCTTCTCATGCAATTGGACAAGGAGCTGTAATTTGGGTATTTATCTCTGAAATTTTTCCAAATCATATTCGTGCATCAGGACAAGCATTTGGTAGTTCGGTACACTGGATTTTGGCTGCCATTATCCCATCATTAATTCCAATGCTTTTCTCTGAAATTGGGCCAGCTGTAGTATTTATGATTTTCACCTTTATGATGGTTTTACAATTATTGTTTGTGATATTCTTAATGCCAGAAACAAAAGGAATTTCTTTAGAAGAACTAAGTGAAAAATTAACATCAAAAAATAATAACAAAAATGAAATCAACGAAACATCTACCGCTAGTATTTTTTAG
- a CDS encoding TonB-dependent receptor: protein MKSKIIYFLFFIFPMLSITAQDNKITGAVFSGDDHLPLPGATILVSGTKTSISTDFDGTFSLPDVSSDATLVVSFIGYAPQTVYIKGQKEFKIYLQVDNNKLNEVVVTGYSKQKKTDITGAVAVVNMKDLMKQPEPNPIKALQGRIAGVKVSSDGSPSGANTKVVIRGVGTLNNTDPLYVIDGMPTKSGMHELNPNDIETIQVLKDASSASIYGSRASNGVIIITTKKGKEGKMKINFNTYTSISDYSRKLEVLNANQFGQALWQANINDGLNPNSNNLRYQFDWNVVNNKPQLNKVLVPEFLDAEQTLKSSNTDWYDEISQTGIAKSYDLSVSNGSSKGSYVFSLGYYDNEGVVKTTDFQRISARMNGSYKYFDGKLVIGENFTFNRTNEVTDPGVLDLALRALPIIPVHTVDGEGWGGPVAGMNDRQNPVRILEYNKDNKYNYLRLFGNVYADLEIVKNLHFKSSFGMDYGYYNKRTLQRSYRSGNLKNDKTSVTIDQSVSDKWTWSNTATYALKVGKSNFNLMAGTEMYKDIFDTNTLRKNDFLIETPDYMYPDAGTGESFTSGTSTVYSLLSFFGKADYEFDNRYLLSATIRRDGSSRFGKNNQYGTFPAVSAGWRISNEEFIKNNAPVFSDLKLRAGWGQTGNQEISNTAVYSLYLASYAGGSPTWATSFGTAYDIAGNGNGLLPSGFIKTQSGNDDLKWETTTQTNIGLDFGLFKQKLSGSVDYYIKKTDDILVLPPYLAVIGEGGDRWVNGASMENKGWEVTLGYQDVTSFGLKYDISANISANKNKITQLPDEVKNNYGGNGLDDNILGRPINSMYGYVADGLFQTQDEIDNSPIQEGKGLGRIRYKDLNGDGVITPDLKDRTWIGNPNPGLIYGFNLGLGYKNWDFTTFWEGASDVDVINNTKYQTDFWSVDDIGSNKGTRLLNAWSLDNPDSTIPALTTVDKNGESRFSTYYVENGNYLKLRVLQFGYNFPKDLLNKLSLDTFRMYISGQNLLIIDAKSFTGVDPENAGFGYPQPTTFTVGLNLTL, encoded by the coding sequence ATGAAAAGTAAGATTATTTATTTTCTATTTTTTATTTTTCCGATGCTATCGATAACAGCTCAGGATAATAAAATAACGGGAGCTGTATTTTCGGGTGATGATCACCTACCGCTTCCTGGCGCCACAATCCTTGTTTCAGGTACAAAAACAAGTATTTCAACTGATTTTGATGGAACTTTTTCTTTACCAGATGTTTCATCAGATGCAACTCTAGTGGTGTCTTTTATAGGCTACGCACCACAAACAGTCTATATTAAAGGACAAAAAGAATTCAAAATTTATTTGCAGGTTGACAACAATAAACTAAATGAGGTTGTTGTGACCGGATACTCAAAACAAAAGAAAACTGATATTACTGGTGCTGTTGCAGTAGTCAATATGAAAGACCTTATGAAACAACCCGAACCTAACCCAATTAAGGCATTACAAGGAAGAATTGCTGGTGTAAAAGTATCCTCCGACGGTTCTCCAAGTGGAGCAAATACAAAAGTCGTGATTCGTGGTGTTGGAACTTTAAACAACACAGATCCTTTATATGTGATTGATGGAATGCCGACAAAATCAGGAATGCATGAATTAAATCCAAATGATATAGAAACTATTCAGGTTTTAAAAGATGCTTCTTCAGCAAGTATTTATGGTTCTCGTGCTTCAAATGGTGTAATTATAATTACGACTAAAAAGGGTAAAGAGGGCAAAATGAAAATCAATTTTAATACCTATACGTCAATATCTGATTATTCAAGAAAATTGGAAGTATTAAATGCAAACCAATTTGGTCAGGCACTTTGGCAGGCAAATATTAATGATGGATTAAACCCAAACAGTAATAATTTACGCTACCAATTTGATTGGAATGTTGTAAATAATAAACCGCAATTGAATAAAGTTTTGGTTCCAGAGTTTCTAGATGCTGAACAAACATTGAAGTCCTCTAATACAGATTGGTATGATGAGATCTCTCAAACAGGAATTGCAAAATCATATGATTTGTCAGTTTCAAATGGTTCTAGTAAAGGAAGTTATGTTTTCTCATTAGGATATTATGATAATGAGGGTGTAGTGAAAACAACTGATTTTCAAAGAATTTCGGCTAGAATGAATGGTTCTTATAAATATTTTGACGGTAAATTAGTGATAGGTGAAAATTTTACTTTTAATCGTACGAATGAAGTAACTGATCCTGGTGTTTTGGATCTGGCACTTCGTGCTTTGCCAATTATTCCGGTTCATACTGTGGATGGTGAAGGTTGGGGAGGACCAGTTGCCGGAATGAATGACAGACAAAACCCAGTACGTATTTTAGAATATAATAAAGACAATAAGTACAATTATCTGCGTCTTTTCGGAAATGTGTATGCTGATTTAGAAATTGTTAAAAATCTGCATTTCAAAAGTAGTTTTGGGATGGACTACGGCTATTACAATAAAAGAACATTACAAAGAAGCTATCGGTCGGGTAATTTGAAAAACGATAAGACTTCTGTTACCATAGATCAATCTGTGAGTGATAAATGGACCTGGTCAAATACAGCTACGTATGCTTTGAAAGTTGGTAAAAGCAATTTTAATTTGATGGCTGGAACAGAGATGTATAAAGATATTTTTGATACAAATACTTTACGTAAAAATGATTTCTTGATTGAAACTCCCGATTATATGTATCCTGATGCGGGAACAGGAGAGTCTTTTACAAGCGGGACTTCAACAGTATATTCTTTACTTTCGTTCTTTGGTAAAGCAGATTATGAGTTTGATAATCGTTATTTATTATCGGCAACAATTCGTCGTGATGGTTCTTCACGTTTTGGAAAAAATAATCAATATGGAACTTTTCCGGCTGTTTCGGCAGGTTGGAGAATAAGTAATGAAGAATTTATAAAAAATAACGCTCCTGTTTTTTCTGACTTAAAATTACGTGCTGGATGGGGTCAAACTGGAAATCAGGAAATTAGCAATACAGCTGTTTATAGTCTTTATTTAGCTAGTTATGCTGGTGGAAGTCCAACATGGGCAACTTCATTTGGAACGGCATATGACATCGCAGGAAATGGAAATGGATTATTGCCCTCAGGTTTCATTAAAACTCAATCAGGTAATGATGATTTAAAATGGGAAACAACTACGCAAACGAATATTGGTTTGGACTTTGGATTATTCAAGCAAAAACTAAGTGGTTCGGTGGACTATTATATCAAAAAAACGGATGATATTTTGGTATTACCTCCTTATTTAGCAGTAATTGGAGAAGGAGGAGATCGCTGGGTTAACGGTGCTTCTATGGAGAATAAAGGTTGGGAGGTTACTTTAGGCTACCAAGATGTGACTTCTTTTGGTTTGAAATATGATATTTCGGCAAACATTTCGGCTAATAAGAATAAAATTACCCAATTACCTGATGAAGTAAAAAACAACTACGGAGGGAATGGATTAGATGATAATATTTTAGGCCGTCCGATTAACTCTATGTATGGTTACGTTGCTGATGGTTTATTTCAAACTCAGGACGAAATAGATAATTCGCCAATTCAAGAAGGAAAAGGCCTTGGGCGTATTCGTTACAAAGATTTAAACGGAGACGGAGTGATTACTCCGGATCTTAAAGATCGTACGTGGATAGGGAATCCAAATCCAGGTTTGATTTATGGATTTAATTTAGGACTAGGATATAAAAATTGGGATTTCACCACTTTCTGGGAAGGAGCAAGTGATGTTGATGTTATCAATAATACCAAATATCAAACTGATTTTTGGAGTGTTGATGATATAGGTTCTAATAAGGGAACTCGATTATTAAATGCATGGTCTTTGGATAACCCAGATTCAACAATTCCAGCTTTAACAACAGTTGATAAAAATGGCGAATCAAGATTTTCAACTTATTATGTTGAGAATGGTAATTATTTAAAACTTCGTGTTTTGCAGTTTGGATACAATTTTCCAAAAGATTTATTGAATAAATTAAGTCTTGATACTTTTAGAATGTATATCAGTGGACAAAATTTATTGATTATTGATGCTAAAAGTTTTACTGGTGTAGATCCTGAAAATGCTGGATTTGGATATCCGCAACCAACAACATTTACAGTTGGACTTAATTTGACATTGTAA
- a CDS encoding glycoside hydrolase family 32 protein, which yields MKSTKHLPLVFFSSLLFSVIGCKPYSAIDQTNVVSAKATTEEQLYRPNFHFTPKKGWMNDPNGMFYSNGTYHLFYQYYPDGNVWGPMHWGHAVSKDLIKWEELPIAIYPDNQKLIFSGSAVVDSKNTSGLAKGKETPIVAIYTLHDKEKETQGAIDFENQDMAYSLDNGFTWKKFDEGNPIIKNPGIRDFRDPKVSWDETHKQWVMVLAVQDRTQFYKSSNLKNWEYLSDFGKDIGAHGGVWECPDFFQIKVEGTNEKKWVLIQNLNPGGANGGSGTQYFVGDFDGKTFTLDAEFAKRVTAEKAVWVDYGKDNYAGVTWNNIPSSDGRRLFIGWMSNWDYGQQVPTTTWRSSTTIPREIKLIKKENNYSLISNPVKEIKKYVSKTTTKKNVKGKGRLSLVAEGKIDLTKAIIEFDLKNIKQDTYTFTLSNKAGESLSFGINNSDNYLFVDRSKAGKNDFSEKFASTISKAALNGNQKEAVFKIILDKTSIEIFYNNGEKVMTEIFFPTEPFTEISASSNQGVEIYNLVTNQLTI from the coding sequence ATGAAATCAACGAAACATCTACCGCTAGTATTTTTTAGTAGTCTGTTATTTTCTGTAATAGGATGTAAGCCATATTCGGCTATAGATCAAACAAATGTTGTTTCTGCAAAAGCTACGACCGAAGAACAATTATATCGTCCTAATTTTCATTTCACTCCTAAAAAAGGCTGGATGAATGATCCGAACGGAATGTTTTATAGTAACGGAACCTATCATTTGTTTTATCAATATTATCCGGATGGAAATGTGTGGGGACCTATGCATTGGGGACATGCAGTTAGCAAGGATTTAATCAAATGGGAAGAACTGCCAATAGCTATTTATCCTGATAATCAGAAATTAATTTTTTCTGGTAGCGCGGTTGTTGATAGTAAAAACACATCGGGTTTGGCAAAGGGAAAAGAAACACCTATTGTAGCAATTTATACTTTGCACGATAAAGAAAAAGAAACTCAAGGTGCAATAGATTTTGAAAATCAAGATATGGCTTATTCACTTGATAATGGATTTACTTGGAAAAAATTTGATGAAGGAAATCCAATAATCAAAAATCCAGGAATTCGTGATTTTCGCGATCCAAAAGTTTCTTGGGATGAAACACATAAACAATGGGTAATGGTTTTGGCAGTGCAGGATAGAACTCAGTTTTATAAATCTTCAAACCTTAAAAACTGGGAATATTTATCAGATTTTGGGAAAGATATTGGAGCACACGGAGGGGTTTGGGAATGTCCAGATTTCTTTCAGATAAAAGTAGAGGGAACCAATGAAAAGAAATGGGTTCTAATTCAAAACTTGAATCCAGGTGGGGCGAATGGTGGTTCAGGAACACAATATTTTGTCGGAGATTTTGATGGAAAAACGTTTACACTAGATGCTGAATTTGCTAAAAGAGTAACTGCCGAGAAAGCAGTTTGGGTAGATTACGGAAAAGACAACTACGCAGGAGTAACCTGGAATAATATTCCAAGTTCTGACGGAAGAAGATTATTTATCGGATGGATGTCAAATTGGGATTATGGGCAACAAGTGCCTACAACGACATGGAGAAGCAGTACTACGATTCCGCGTGAAATTAAGTTAATCAAAAAAGAGAATAATTATAGTTTAATCAGTAACCCGGTAAAAGAAATCAAAAAATATGTTTCTAAAACTACAACTAAGAAAAACGTAAAAGGGAAAGGACGTTTATCATTAGTAGCAGAAGGGAAAATAGATCTGACAAAAGCTATTATTGAGTTTGATTTAAAAAATATAAAACAAGATACTTACACTTTTACACTTTCAAATAAAGCTGGAGAGTCTTTAAGCTTTGGAATCAATAATTCGGATAACTACTTATTTGTAGATCGTTCTAAAGCCGGAAAAAATGATTTTTCTGAAAAATTTGCTTCAACTATAAGCAAAGCAGCTTTGAATGGGAACCAAAAAGAAGCCGTTTTTAAAATCATTTTAGATAAAACTTCTATTGAAATTTTTTATAACAATGGTGAAAAAGTAATGACGGAAATCTTTTTTCCAACGGAGCCTTTCACTGAAATTTCTGCCTCTTCAAATCAAGGTGTTGAAATTTATAACCTAGTAACTAACCAATTAACTATATAA
- a CDS encoding RagB/SusD family nutrient uptake outer membrane protein, protein MKKILYIAGFLTLGIMSSCSDFLENAPRGVLSEEDIVTPESVEGFMNAAYAQLGNDHYDSPYSLWPFGNVRSDDAYKGGSGTNDIQDFHFFEVSNNIRPDFGELDSFWYISYVGVSRANKALKALEQISEAEYPLKKTRIAEMRFLRGHFYFMLKIMFRNVPYITEDILVENYKTISNHDLSNEELWNKIAEDFQAAASDLPEVQSQVGRASQKAAYSYLAKVRLYQAYTQDDKYGVTGINQQHLQEVIVATDKVIGKATLEPDFANNFLPGSFENGPESIFSIQFSDNDGTLYGRLNFSDVLSTPQGLGCCDFHKPSQNLVNAFKTGTNGLPEFDTYNNQDFDYKNIDANTVDPRLYHTVAMPGLPYKYDPEFLYVEAWVRSPGTYGYYASLKENVAPSCPCVVNIDPFYGNSKNRIQIRYADVILMRAEALIELGRQAEALPLINEIRNRAAQSTGRLPYVSNFNISPYIDGTNCTWTQDFARKAMRWERRLELAMEGSRFFDLVRWGVTDQVMNDFFAKEKTKRTYYQDAFFDAHKEEYCPIPLKQINFSQGLYKQNTGY, encoded by the coding sequence ATGAAAAAAATACTATATATAGCAGGGTTTTTGACACTAGGAATTATGTCATCCTGTTCAGATTTTCTTGAAAATGCGCCACGAGGAGTATTATCAGAAGAAGATATTGTAACACCAGAATCGGTAGAAGGTTTTATGAATGCTGCTTATGCGCAATTAGGAAATGATCATTATGATTCACCTTATAGTTTGTGGCCGTTTGGGAATGTTCGTTCTGATGATGCATATAAAGGAGGAAGCGGAACCAATGATATTCAGGATTTTCACTTTTTTGAAGTGTCAAATAATATCAGACCAGATTTCGGAGAGTTAGATTCCTTTTGGTACATCAGTTATGTAGGAGTTTCAAGAGCGAATAAAGCATTAAAAGCGTTGGAACAAATTTCAGAAGCTGAATATCCATTGAAAAAAACACGTATAGCAGAAATGCGTTTTTTAAGAGGACACTTCTATTTTATGCTAAAAATTATGTTCCGAAATGTACCGTACATTACAGAAGATATACTTGTAGAAAATTACAAAACAATTTCGAATCATGATCTTTCTAATGAAGAGCTTTGGAATAAAATTGCTGAAGATTTTCAAGCAGCTGCATCCGATTTACCAGAAGTACAATCTCAAGTAGGACGTGCTAGCCAAAAGGCCGCTTATTCATATTTGGCTAAAGTTAGATTGTATCAGGCATATACGCAAGATGATAAATACGGGGTAACGGGTATTAATCAGCAACATTTGCAAGAAGTAATTGTAGCTACTGATAAAGTAATTGGTAAAGCAACTTTAGAACCTGATTTTGCTAATAACTTCTTGCCAGGATCTTTCGAAAATGGCCCGGAATCTATTTTTTCTATTCAATTTTCAGATAATGATGGGACTTTATATGGTAGATTGAATTTTTCTGATGTGCTTTCGACTCCTCAAGGTTTAGGATGTTGCGATTTTCACAAACCAAGTCAAAATTTAGTAAATGCGTTTAAAACAGGAACTAATGGTTTACCTGAATTTGATACCTACAATAATCAGGATTTTGATTATAAAAATATAGATGCCAACACAGTAGATCCTAGATTATACCACACGGTAGCCATGCCTGGATTACCTTACAAATATGATCCGGAATTCCTTTATGTGGAAGCATGGGTTCGTTCTCCAGGAACTTATGGATATTATGCTTCTTTGAAAGAGAATGTAGCTCCAAGTTGTCCATGTGTAGTAAATATTGATCCATTTTATGGAAATTCTAAAAACAGAATCCAAATTCGTTATGCTGATGTGATTTTGATGCGTGCTGAAGCTTTAATCGAATTAGGAAGACAAGCAGAAGCCTTACCATTAATTAATGAAATTAGAAACAGAGCAGCACAAAGTACAGGAAGACTTCCTTATGTTTCCAATTTTAATATTAGTCCTTATATCGACGGAACGAATTGTACTTGGACGCAAGATTTTGCACGTAAAGCAATGCGTTGGGAAAGACGTTTAGAGCTTGCAATGGAAGGAAGCCGCTTTTTTGATTTGGTTCGTTGGGGAGTTACTGATCAGGTGATGAATGATTTTTTTGCTAAAGAAAAAACAAAACGTACATATTATCAAGACGCTTTCTTTGATGCTCATAAAGAAGAATACTGTCCAATTCCGTTAAAGCAGATTAATTTTAGCCAAGGACTATATAAACAAAACACAGGCTATTAA